In a single window of the Amycolatopsis sp. cg5 genome:
- the wrbA gene encoding NAD(P)H:quinone oxidoreductase: protein MSTRILVVYYSATGNTASLAEALAKGALDTGAEVRLRTVAETAPPEAIATNPRWQSYVDAGPRAELASLDDLEWADGVAAGTPTRFGGPASQLKSFLDSTGGLWAKGKLADKVATSFTTASTAHGGLESTILAINNIFYHWGAIVVPLGYNSNHLLESGNPYGGSWVSRKSAEPDDVALEALRLQGVRLATITGHIAAGLRAD from the coding sequence GTGAGCACACGGATTCTCGTCGTTTACTACAGCGCGACCGGCAACACCGCGAGCCTGGCCGAAGCGCTCGCCAAGGGCGCGCTCGACACGGGCGCCGAGGTCCGGCTGCGCACGGTCGCGGAGACCGCGCCGCCCGAGGCCATCGCGACCAACCCGCGCTGGCAGTCCTATGTGGACGCGGGCCCGCGTGCCGAATTGGCCTCACTAGACGATCTGGAGTGGGCGGACGGCGTCGCGGCGGGCACGCCGACCCGCTTCGGCGGGCCCGCCAGTCAGCTCAAGTCCTTTTTGGACAGCACGGGCGGCTTGTGGGCCAAGGGAAAACTGGCCGACAAGGTGGCGACGTCGTTCACCACCGCGTCGACGGCGCACGGCGGCCTCGAGTCGACGATCCTGGCGATCAACAACATCTTCTACCACTGGGGCGCCATCGTCGTGCCGCTCGGCTACAACTCGAACCACCTGCTGGAGTCCGGAAACCCTTACGGCGGCTCATGGGTCTCACGCAAGTCGGCGGAGCCCGATGACGTCGCGCTGGAAGCACTGCGCCTGCAGGGCGTCCGCCTGGCGACGATCACCGGGCACATCGCCGCCGGTCTGCGCGCCGACTGA
- a CDS encoding lysophospholipid acyltransferase family protein yields MVALGRDGMGRDGNRRAPAIWRTMLNLDRGLVNFVGRLRVTGEVPAELRKQPLLMTPNHIGVFDAFVLMAACKKIGINPRFMLAGGILDAPVIGPALRASNHLRIDRAESNTAVGQFGEAAEALRTTRDPIIVYPEGRISHDPGLWPERGKTGAARLALAAGVPVIPISQWGAHEAVYWGTETVNGPADLAPLARSGLSAPMRRPTFRVHFGKPVDLSEIDRSRPSAGRLAHEKIMRAIVEGMIPLRRGELDKPRFHDPTRPTDTVSPWKPTF; encoded by the coding sequence ATGGTTGCACTGGGCCGAGACGGAATGGGCCGAGACGGAAATCGCCGCGCACCCGCCATCTGGCGGACGATGCTGAACCTCGACCGTGGCCTGGTGAACTTCGTCGGCCGACTGCGCGTCACCGGTGAAGTGCCCGCTGAGCTGCGGAAACAACCGTTGCTGATGACGCCGAACCACATCGGCGTGTTCGACGCGTTCGTGCTGATGGCCGCGTGCAAGAAGATCGGCATCAACCCCCGGTTCATGCTGGCGGGCGGCATCCTCGACGCGCCGGTGATCGGCCCGGCGCTGCGCGCGAGCAACCACCTGCGTATCGACCGCGCGGAGTCCAACACCGCGGTCGGCCAGTTCGGCGAGGCCGCCGAGGCGCTGCGCACCACCCGCGACCCGATCATCGTCTACCCCGAGGGCCGGATCAGCCACGATCCCGGCCTGTGGCCGGAGCGTGGCAAGACCGGCGCCGCCCGGCTCGCGCTCGCCGCGGGCGTGCCGGTGATCCCGATCAGCCAGTGGGGCGCGCATGAGGCGGTGTACTGGGGCACCGAGACCGTCAACGGCCCGGCCGACCTGGCCCCGCTGGCCCGCTCCGGGCTCAGCGCGCCGATGCGCCGCCCGACGTTCCGGGTCCACTTCGGCAAACCGGTCGACCTGTCCGAGATCGACCGCTCGCGCCCCAGCGCCGGCCGCCTCGCGCACGAGAAGATCATGCGCGCGATCGTCGAAGGCATGATCCCGCTGCGTCGCGGCGAACTCGACAAGCCCCGCTTCCACGACCCCACCCGACCGACCGACACCGTCAGCCCGTGGAAGCCCACTTTCTGA
- a CDS encoding DNA translocase FtsK 4TM domain-containing protein translates to MASGSATTRKSSGRGGGKGPARKPRTTAKPRSTASRPAARPAARRPAPRRKSSSGTFGKAVRSGWSLLAKGIGSMARTVGRTRELEAEHRRDGLALGLIAVGLIAAVGVWWQAAGPIGRWVEIGTRFILGAGAVTLPLALIVTAVALMRSEPRPETRPRMVIGTLLVTLAVLGMLHIFTGLPEETDFQMYAGGVIGAFAGGLLVKGVTSWVAVPLLILVLGFGVLVFTGTPVREIPHRLRNWGLDEEEIAEAEAERQAIHDERDAVTEADPKAVRLRKPSRRRQASNSEGEQLDIEAALAEPPTPLRPPKPKPKPAAEVVEKKAAKAEPALAVTRTVEGDYKLPSPELLKLGDVPKSRSRANDTMIEAIGGVLEQFNVDAQVTGFTRGPTVTRYEVELGPGVKVEKITALTKNIAYAVATDNVRLLAPIPGKSAVGIEVPNSDREMVRLGDVLRAPSTVKDTHPMVVGLGKDIEGHFVTANLTKMPHLLVAGSTGSGKSSFVNSMLVSLLARATPDECRMVLIDPKMVELTPYEGIPHLITPIITQPKKAAAALAWLVEEMEQRYQDMQVNKVRHIDDFNKKVRSGEITAPPGSERVYQPYPYIMAIVDELADLMMTAPRDVEDAIVRITQKARAAGIHLVLATQRPSVDVVTGLIKTNVPSRLSFATSSLTDSRVILDQPGAEKLIGMGDALYLPMGAGKPIRVQGAYVSDEEIAAVVGFAKEQAQPDYQDGVTSAKAGEKKEIDADIGDDLDVLLQAAELIVTSQFGSTSMLQRKLRVGFAKAGRLMDLLESRGVVGPSEGSKARDVLIKPEELESVLFMIRGGDGGPSDDED, encoded by the coding sequence ATGGCTAGTGGGTCGGCTACGACAAGGAAGAGTTCGGGACGCGGCGGGGGCAAGGGACCGGCGCGCAAGCCTCGTACCACCGCGAAGCCAAGGTCGACAGCCTCCCGCCCGGCCGCCAGGCCCGCCGCGCGCAGGCCCGCGCCGCGCCGCAAGAGCTCGTCCGGCACCTTCGGCAAGGCCGTCCGCAGCGGCTGGAGCCTGCTGGCCAAGGGCATCGGCAGCATGGCGCGCACGGTCGGCCGCACCCGCGAGCTGGAGGCCGAGCACCGCCGCGACGGGCTGGCGCTGGGCCTCATCGCGGTCGGCCTGATCGCCGCCGTCGGTGTCTGGTGGCAGGCGGCGGGGCCGATCGGCCGCTGGGTCGAGATCGGCACCCGTTTCATCCTGGGCGCGGGCGCGGTGACGCTGCCGCTCGCGCTGATCGTCACCGCCGTCGCGCTGATGCGCTCGGAGCCGCGCCCGGAGACCCGCCCCCGCATGGTGATCGGCACGCTGCTGGTCACCCTGGCCGTGCTCGGCATGCTGCACATCTTCACCGGGCTGCCGGAGGAGACCGACTTCCAGATGTACGCGGGCGGCGTCATCGGCGCGTTCGCAGGCGGACTGCTGGTCAAGGGGGTGACCAGCTGGGTCGCCGTGCCGCTGCTGATCCTCGTGCTCGGGTTCGGCGTGCTGGTGTTCACCGGCACCCCGGTCCGCGAGATCCCGCACCGGCTGCGGAACTGGGGCCTCGACGAGGAGGAGATCGCCGAAGCCGAGGCCGAGCGCCAGGCCATCCACGACGAGCGCGACGCCGTCACCGAGGCCGACCCGAAGGCCGTCCGGCTGCGCAAGCCGTCGCGCCGCCGCCAGGCCTCGAACTCCGAGGGTGAGCAGCTCGACATCGAGGCCGCGCTCGCCGAGCCGCCCACCCCGCTGCGCCCGCCGAAGCCGAAACCGAAGCCGGCCGCCGAGGTCGTCGAAAAGAAGGCCGCGAAGGCCGAGCCCGCTTTGGCGGTCACCCGGACGGTGGAAGGCGACTACAAGCTGCCGTCGCCGGAGCTGCTCAAGCTCGGCGACGTGCCCAAGAGCCGCAGCCGCGCCAACGACACGATGATCGAGGCCATCGGCGGCGTGCTGGAGCAGTTCAACGTCGACGCGCAGGTCACCGGCTTCACCCGTGGCCCGACGGTCACCCGGTACGAGGTCGAGCTCGGGCCCGGCGTGAAGGTCGAGAAGATCACCGCGCTCACCAAGAACATCGCGTACGCCGTCGCCACCGACAACGTCCGCCTGCTCGCCCCGATCCCCGGCAAGTCGGCGGTCGGCATCGAGGTGCCCAACTCCGACCGCGAGATGGTCCGCCTCGGTGATGTCCTGCGCGCGCCGTCGACGGTCAAGGACACCCACCCGATGGTGGTCGGCCTCGGCAAGGACATCGAGGGCCACTTCGTCACCGCGAACCTCACGAAAATGCCTCACCTGCTGGTCGCGGGCTCCACCGGTTCCGGTAAGTCGAGCTTCGTCAACTCGATGCTCGTCTCGCTGCTCGCCCGCGCGACGCCTGACGAGTGCCGGATGGTGCTGATCGACCCGAAGATGGTCGAACTGACCCCGTACGAGGGCATCCCGCACCTGATCACGCCCATCATCACCCAGCCGAAGAAGGCCGCCGCCGCGCTGGCCTGGCTGGTGGAGGAGATGGAGCAGCGCTACCAGGACATGCAGGTCAACAAGGTCCGCCACATCGACGACTTCAACAAGAAGGTCCGTTCCGGCGAGATCACCGCGCCGCCCGGCAGCGAGCGCGTCTACCAGCCGTATCCGTACATCATGGCGATCGTCGACGAGCTCGCCGACCTGATGATGACCGCGCCCCGCGACGTCGAGGACGCCATCGTCCGGATCACCCAGAAGGCGCGCGCGGCAGGCATCCACCTGGTGCTCGCGACGCAGCGTCCGTCCGTCGACGTGGTCACCGGCCTGATCAAGACCAACGTCCCGTCCCGCCTGTCGTTCGCGACCTCGTCGCTGACCGACTCGAGGGTCATCCTCGACCAGCCGGGCGCCGAGAAGCTGATCGGCATGGGCGACGCGCTCTACCTGCCGATGGGCGCAGGCAAGCCCATCCGTGTGCAGGGCGCGTACGTCAGCGACGAGGAGATCGCCGCGGTCGTCGGCTTCGCCAAGGAACAGGCGCAGCCGGACTACCAGGACGGCGTCACTTCGGCCAAGGCAGGCGAGAAGAAGGAGATCGACGCCGACATCGGCGACGACCTCGACGTGCTGCTGCAGGCGGCGGAACTCATCGTGACCTCGCAGTTCGGTTCGACCTCGATGCTCCAGCGCAAGCTGCGCGTCGGCTTCGCGAAGGCGGGCCGCCTGATGGACCTGCTCGAGAGCAGGGGAGTGGTCGGCCCCTCCGAGGGCTCGAAGGCGCGCGACGTGCTCATCAAGCCCGAAGAGCTGGAGTCGGTGCTGTTCATGATTCGCGGTGGCGACGGCGGGCCGTCCGACGACGAGGACTGA
- a CDS encoding nitroreductase family protein: protein MDTDHLLSTTRAVRRKLDLDRPVEPEVIADCLRLATQAPTPGNVQNWRWLVVRDQSVKNELGALFRSVGEPYLDSKLAEAGPAAESGPVKRAMASGRFLIDNIERVPVFVIPCLQGRPQGGNGELAAFYGGIFPAVWNFQLALRSRGLGSTLTTYTLVREAEAAKILGIPENVTQVGLLPVAYTTVSDFKPAARTPIEEIAYLDHWDNALS, encoded by the coding sequence ATGGACACGGATCACCTGCTCAGCACCACTCGAGCGGTCCGGCGCAAGCTCGATCTCGACCGCCCGGTGGAACCGGAGGTGATCGCGGATTGCCTCCGGCTCGCCACGCAGGCGCCGACTCCGGGCAATGTGCAGAACTGGCGTTGGCTGGTCGTCCGGGACCAGTCGGTGAAGAACGAGCTGGGTGCGCTGTTCCGCTCCGTGGGAGAGCCCTACTTGGACTCGAAACTCGCCGAGGCCGGTCCCGCCGCCGAATCGGGGCCGGTGAAGCGGGCGATGGCGTCCGGCCGATTCCTCATCGACAACATCGAACGGGTCCCGGTCTTCGTCATCCCGTGTCTGCAGGGACGGCCGCAGGGAGGCAACGGTGAACTCGCCGCCTTCTACGGCGGCATCTTCCCCGCGGTGTGGAACTTCCAGCTCGCGCTGCGATCACGTGGGCTCGGCTCGACGCTCACCACCTACACACTGGTCCGCGAGGCCGAGGCGGCGAAGATCCTCGGAATCCCGGAGAACGTCACCCAGGTCGGGCTGCTTCCGGTCGCGTACACCACGGTGTCCGACTTCAAGCCCGCCGCCCGCACGCCGATCGAGGAGATCGCCTACCTCGATCATTGGGACAACGCGCTGAGCTAG
- a CDS encoding DUF5684 domain-containing protein, producing MDTYGTYEYQTSVSISPGAAIGLGIFGLVVGVFFIFVAWKVFTKAGQPGWAAIIPFYNAYIMLKIAGRPGWWLLLYFIPVVNVVISIIVMLDIAKSFGKGTAFAVFGLILFPFVGMTMLAFGSAQYIGPGGVPQNMGGGYGNPGGGYGQPGQQPYGQQGYPQPGYPQQPPQGQPGYGQPGQQGYGQPGQPPAGY from the coding sequence GTGGACACATACGGCACGTACGAATATCAGACGTCAGTCTCGATCAGCCCTGGAGCCGCGATCGGGCTCGGTATCTTCGGACTGGTCGTCGGGGTCTTCTTCATCTTCGTCGCCTGGAAGGTCTTCACGAAGGCCGGTCAGCCCGGCTGGGCCGCGATCATCCCGTTCTACAACGCGTACATCATGCTGAAGATCGCCGGGCGTCCCGGCTGGTGGCTGCTCCTTTACTTCATCCCGGTCGTCAACGTCGTAATCTCGATCATCGTCATGCTCGACATCGCGAAGTCGTTCGGCAAGGGCACCGCGTTCGCCGTCTTCGGCCTCATCCTCTTCCCCTTCGTCGGTATGACGATGCTCGCCTTCGGCAGCGCGCAGTACATCGGTCCCGGCGGAGTCCCGCAGAACATGGGCGGCGGCTACGGCAACCCCGGCGGAGGCTACGGCCAGCCCGGTCAGCAGCCGTACGGCCAGCAGGGTTACCCCCAGCCCGGTTACCCTCAGCAGCCTCCGCAGGGACAGCCTGGCTACGGCCAGCCGGGCCAGCAGGGTTACGGCCAGCCCGGCCAGCCGCCCGCCGGCTACTGA
- a CDS encoding alpha/beta fold hydrolase, with amino-acid sequence MSKHPIAHRRIQAGPADVFYREAGDPSAPTLLLLHGFPTSSHQYVGLMRELAEHWHLVAPDLPGFGQTETAADFEFTFEALAGVLGDFVDALGLDSYALYVFDFGAPAGLRLAARRPRQITALITQNGNAYVEGLGPAMPDFANQGPREEVQSGLEKMLTPENIRWQYYEGVRNPEAIDPGSHQLDRFYLEQPGRAAAQADLLWDYRNNPPVYPEFHRWLRESQPPVLAVWGRNDPFFLPAGAEAFKRDVPSAQVHLLDTGHFALEEDLATISELVDRFLRENVDQ; translated from the coding sequence ATGTCGAAGCACCCTATCGCCCACCGTCGCATCCAGGCCGGACCGGCCGACGTCTTCTATCGCGAAGCGGGCGACCCGTCCGCACCCACGCTGCTGCTCCTGCACGGCTTTCCCACTTCGTCGCACCAATACGTGGGCCTGATGCGGGAGCTCGCCGAGCATTGGCATCTCGTCGCGCCCGATCTCCCCGGATTCGGGCAGACGGAGACCGCGGCGGATTTCGAGTTCACCTTCGAGGCGCTCGCCGGCGTGCTCGGCGATTTCGTCGACGCGCTCGGACTCGACAGCTATGCGCTGTACGTCTTCGATTTCGGCGCGCCTGCCGGGCTGCGGCTCGCGGCGCGGCGGCCACGGCAGATCACCGCGTTGATCACGCAGAACGGCAATGCCTACGTGGAGGGTCTGGGCCCGGCGATGCCGGACTTCGCGAACCAGGGCCCGCGCGAAGAAGTCCAATCAGGACTGGAGAAAATGCTCACTCCGGAGAACATTCGTTGGCAGTACTACGAAGGAGTGCGAAACCCCGAAGCGATCGATCCCGGGAGCCATCAACTCGACCGGTTCTATCTCGAACAGCCCGGCCGCGCGGCGGCGCAGGCGGATCTGTTGTGGGACTACCGGAACAACCCGCCCGTGTATCCCGAGTTCCACCGGTGGCTGCGGGAGTCGCAGCCACCGGTGCTCGCGGTGTGGGGCCGTAACGACCCCTTCTTTCTTCCGGCGGGTGCCGAGGCGTTCAAACGCGATGTGCCGTCAGCACAAGTACATCTGCTCGACACCGGCCATTTCGCACTGGAGGAGGACCTCGCCACGATCAGCGAGCTCGTCGACAGGTTCCTGCGCGAAAACGTCGATCAGTAG
- a CDS encoding ABATE domain-containing protein, with protein MEFTVVGEGLAVDLADTELLAVSPKVDLLATEEGNEKFWQLHAGQLPEGTRAPAAGATRRLRAAVRALLDARVHGEQPEPWAVEDVNAAAAAVPTSLRMDIAFSQDIRWHYDQGGDAALAAVARSAIELVTGPHASQLRRCAAEDCSMLFVATNSRRQWCTPNLCGNRARVARHAARSKHE; from the coding sequence ATGGAGTTCACGGTGGTCGGCGAGGGTTTGGCGGTGGATCTCGCGGACACGGAGCTGCTCGCGGTCTCACCCAAGGTGGATCTGCTGGCCACCGAAGAGGGCAACGAGAAGTTCTGGCAGCTGCACGCCGGGCAACTGCCAGAGGGCACCCGCGCGCCGGCCGCGGGCGCCACCCGGCGGCTCCGTGCCGCGGTGCGCGCGCTCCTTGACGCACGGGTGCATGGCGAGCAACCCGAGCCGTGGGCGGTGGAAGACGTCAACGCCGCGGCCGCTGCCGTGCCGACGAGCCTGCGGATGGACATCGCCTTCTCGCAGGACATCCGCTGGCACTACGACCAGGGCGGCGACGCCGCACTGGCCGCGGTCGCGCGCTCGGCGATCGAGCTCGTCACCGGCCCGCACGCGTCGCAGCTGAGGCGCTGCGCGGCCGAGGACTGCTCGATGCTGTTCGTGGCCACGAACTCGCGGCGGCAATGGTGCACGCCGAACCTGTGCGGCAACCGGGCGCGAGTCGCGCGGCACGCGGCGCGGAGCAAGCACGAGTGA
- a CDS encoding phospholipase, protein MRTTLRSFITTAAVAATVMLGAGTAQAVDIPAVTDTYLFNTSLGGFQTVRAQKPYNGQLDWSSDGCSWSPDKPLGWDFVKGCYRHDFGYRNYKKQGRWNETNRKKIDDKLYSDLLSLCGGNVICKGTAWTYYQAVRKFGN, encoded by the coding sequence ATGCGCACAACCCTGCGTTCGTTCATCACCACGGCCGCCGTCGCCGCCACCGTCATGCTCGGTGCGGGCACGGCGCAGGCAGTCGACATTCCTGCCGTCACCGACACCTACCTGTTCAACACCTCCCTCGGCGGTTTCCAGACCGTCCGGGCGCAGAAGCCCTACAACGGCCAGCTCGACTGGTCTTCCGACGGCTGCTCCTGGTCCCCCGACAAGCCGCTGGGCTGGGACTTCGTCAAGGGCTGCTACCGCCACGACTTCGGCTACCGCAACTACAAGAAGCAGGGCCGCTGGAACGAGACCAACCGCAAGAAGATCGACGACAAGCTCTACTCGGACCTCCTCAGCCTCTGCGGCGGCAACGTGATCTGCAAGGGCACGGCCTGGACCTACTACCAAGCCGTCCGCAAATTCGGCAACTGA
- a CDS encoding amino-acid N-acetyltransferase, producing the protein MSSEVSSEAEKPTVRRARIADVRKIKTLVDSDAGRVLLEKELVTLYEDMQEFWVAESGGEVLGCGALHVLWEDLAEIRTIVVDKAARGRGIGHALVGQLVGLAIELGLQRVFVLTFETRFFAKHGFVEIEGTPVPQEVYEEMRRSVDTGVAEFLDLPYVKPNTLGNSRMLLELP; encoded by the coding sequence GTGTCTTCCGAAGTGTCGTCCGAAGCAGAGAAGCCGACCGTCCGCCGCGCCCGGATCGCGGACGTCCGCAAGATCAAGACGCTCGTCGACTCCGACGCCGGCCGCGTACTGCTGGAAAAAGAGCTGGTCACGCTGTACGAAGACATGCAGGAGTTCTGGGTGGCCGAGTCCGGCGGCGAGGTGCTCGGCTGCGGCGCGCTGCACGTGCTCTGGGAGGACCTCGCCGAGATCCGCACGATCGTGGTCGACAAGGCAGCCAGGGGACGTGGCATCGGTCACGCTCTCGTCGGCCAGCTGGTCGGCCTGGCGATCGAGCTCGGGCTCCAGCGCGTGTTCGTCCTCACCTTCGAGACCCGCTTCTTCGCCAAGCACGGTTTCGTCGAGATCGAGGGCACCCCGGTACCCCAAGAGGTCTACGAGGAGATGCGCCGTTCGGTGGACACCGGCGTCGCCGAGTTCCTCGATCTGCCCTACGTCAAGCCGAACACACTGGGCAATTCGCGCATGTTGCTCGAACTTCCCTGA
- the rimO gene encoding 30S ribosomal protein S12 methylthiotransferase RimO: MPSPTTGNRRVSLLTLGCARNEVDSEELAGRLAAGGWELAAEPEESDVVVVNTCGFVESAKKDSVDTLLAASDTGAKVVAVGCMAERYGNELADSLPEADAVLGFDHYADLSDRLDDIVAGRTVASHTPSDRRKLLPISPVQRQTASEEVEVPGHAQHGWGPRVLRTRLDDAPVAALKIASGCDRRCSFCAIPSFRGSFVSRQPDEIVAEAMWLAQNGVKEVFLVSENSTSYGKDFGRDGARALELLLPRLAAVEGIERVRVSYLQPAETRPGLVKTIATTPGVADYFDLSFQHSSETVLRRMRRFGSTDSFLALTEQIREFSPEAGIRTNVIVGFPGETEEDLAELERFLTGARLDAVGVFGYSDEDGTEAETFDGKLDPDVVTERVSRISALVEELTNQRAEDRIGTMVDVLIENVDDDDPIGRAAHQAPEVDGECVVVESDGLTVGQFVRCEVVDSEGVDLIVRPVP, translated from the coding sequence GTGCCTTCTCCCACCACCGGTAATCGCCGTGTCTCCCTGCTGACCCTGGGCTGTGCCCGTAACGAGGTCGATTCAGAGGAGCTCGCCGGGCGCCTGGCCGCCGGCGGTTGGGAACTCGCTGCCGAGCCGGAAGAGTCCGACGTCGTGGTGGTCAACACCTGCGGCTTCGTCGAGTCGGCCAAGAAGGACTCGGTCGACACGCTGCTCGCCGCCTCCGACACCGGCGCCAAGGTCGTCGCGGTCGGGTGCATGGCCGAGCGCTACGGCAACGAGCTGGCCGACAGCCTGCCCGAGGCCGACGCCGTGCTCGGGTTCGACCACTACGCAGACCTCTCCGACCGGCTCGACGACATCGTCGCCGGGCGCACGGTCGCCTCGCACACCCCGTCCGACCGCCGCAAGCTGCTGCCGATCAGCCCGGTGCAGCGCCAGACCGCGAGCGAAGAGGTCGAGGTGCCGGGGCACGCGCAGCACGGCTGGGGCCCGCGAGTGCTGCGGACCCGGCTGGACGACGCGCCGGTCGCCGCGCTGAAGATCGCCTCCGGCTGTGACCGCCGCTGCTCGTTCTGCGCGATCCCGTCGTTCCGCGGCTCGTTCGTCTCACGGCAGCCGGACGAGATCGTCGCCGAGGCCATGTGGCTCGCCCAGAACGGCGTCAAAGAGGTCTTCCTGGTCAGCGAGAACTCGACCTCCTACGGCAAGGACTTCGGCCGTGACGGCGCACGCGCGCTCGAGCTGCTGCTTCCGCGCCTGGCCGCGGTCGAGGGCATCGAACGCGTCCGCGTCTCCTACCTGCAGCCCGCCGAAACCCGGCCCGGCCTGGTGAAGACCATCGCGACGACGCCCGGTGTCGCCGACTACTTCGACCTCTCCTTCCAGCACTCCAGCGAGACCGTGCTGCGCCGCATGCGCCGGTTCGGCTCGACGGACTCCTTCCTCGCGCTGACCGAGCAGATCCGCGAGTTCTCGCCGGAGGCGGGCATCCGCACGAACGTGATCGTCGGCTTCCCCGGGGAGACCGAGGAGGACCTGGCGGAGCTGGAGCGGTTCCTGACCGGCGCCCGGCTCGACGCGGTCGGCGTCTTCGGCTACTCCGACGAGGACGGCACCGAGGCCGAGACCTTCGACGGCAAACTCGACCCCGACGTGGTCACCGAGCGGGTCTCGCGGATCTCCGCGCTGGTCGAGGAGCTCACCAACCAGCGCGCCGAGGATCGCATTGGCACGATGGTCGACGTGTTGATCGAAAACGTCGACGACGACGACCCGATCGGCCGCGCGGCGCACCAGGCGCCCGAGGTCGACGGCGAGTGCGTGGTCGTCGAGTCCGACGGCCTGACGGTGGGGCAGTTCGTGCGCTGCGAAGTCGTCGATTCCGAGGGTGTCGACCTGATCGTGCGGCCGGTGCCGTGA
- the pgsA gene encoding CDP-diacylglycerol--glycerol-3-phosphate 3-phosphatidyltransferase, which yields MSAAPSDAGGDAREAQPAAVPEPTPVPTLNLANLLTMSRLVLVPLFVIALFNGDGTDTFWRAIATALFAIASFTDQVDGWVARKYGLITDFGKIADPIADKALIGAALVGLSVLGELGWWVTIVIAVREVGVTLLRFWVIKHGVIPASRGGKAKTLTQVAAITAYLLPLPASAEIVRWVLMGLALLLTVVTGLDYVVRAVKLRAAGQRAGAGS from the coding sequence GTGAGTGCCGCGCCCAGCGACGCGGGCGGCGACGCCCGCGAAGCCCAGCCGGCCGCGGTGCCGGAGCCGACCCCGGTTCCGACGCTGAATCTCGCGAACCTGCTGACCATGTCCAGGCTCGTGCTGGTCCCGCTGTTCGTCATCGCGCTGTTCAACGGCGACGGCACCGACACCTTCTGGCGGGCCATCGCGACCGCGTTGTTCGCGATCGCCTCGTTCACCGACCAGGTGGACGGCTGGGTGGCCCGCAAGTACGGCCTGATCACCGACTTCGGCAAGATCGCCGACCCGATCGCCGACAAGGCGCTGATCGGGGCCGCGCTGGTCGGGCTGAGCGTGCTGGGCGAGCTCGGCTGGTGGGTGACGATCGTGATCGCCGTCCGCGAGGTCGGCGTGACCCTGCTGCGCTTCTGGGTGATCAAGCACGGCGTGATCCCGGCCAGCCGGGGCGGCAAGGCGAAGACGCTGACCCAGGTCGCCGCGATCACCGCCTACCTGCTGCCGCTGCCAGCCTCGGCGGAGATCGTGCGCTGGGTGCTGATGGGCCTCGCGCTGCTGCTCACCGTCGTCACCGGGCTGGACTACGTCGTCCGCGCGGTCAAGCTGCGAGCGGCTGGTCAGCGGGCCGGAGCGGGCTCCTGA
- a CDS encoding CinA family protein: MDAAEVIARLVERGETVATAESLTAGLVCAALTDVPGSSRAVRGGLIVYATELKTELAGVDRNLLAEHGAVYPEVAAQLAGGARLRCRAVWGLGLTGVAGPDPQDGVSPGTVYVGLAGPVHLVRELRLDGDRSAIRVASVRAALDLLGEHLA, translated from the coding sequence ATGGACGCGGCGGAGGTGATCGCCCGGCTCGTCGAGCGCGGCGAGACGGTCGCCACGGCCGAGTCGCTCACCGCAGGCCTGGTTTGTGCCGCTTTGACCGATGTGCCGGGTTCCAGCCGGGCGGTACGGGGTGGCCTGATCGTGTACGCGACCGAGCTGAAGACGGAACTGGCCGGCGTCGACCGGAACCTGCTCGCCGAGCACGGCGCGGTGTATCCGGAGGTCGCGGCCCAGCTGGCCGGTGGCGCGCGGTTACGCTGTCGTGCTGTTTGGGGTCTCGGCCTGACCGGGGTCGCCGGTCCCGATCCGCAGGACGGTGTGAGCCCCGGCACGGTCTACGTCGGACTGGCCGGTCCCGTCCATCTGGTCCGTGAGCTGCGACTTGACGGTGATCGATCAGCCATCCGGGTGGCATCCGTGCGTGCGGCGCTCGATCTGCTCGGGGAACATCTAGCTTGA
- a CDS encoding helix-turn-helix domain-containing protein yields the protein MTVLLREAIGDRLRHARTNQRRTLRDISRAARVSLGYLSEVERGQKEASSELLASICEALELPLGELLHNVAADVSALDKVEVVPVEERSGAKETPKAAGGNLEGGSLVPGMIGNDLADLRLSGPPRMSPALRTTISAPKMASIIAA from the coding sequence ATGACCGTGCTGTTGCGTGAGGCGATCGGTGATCGGCTCCGTCATGCCCGCACCAACCAGCGTCGAACGCTGCGCGACATCTCCCGCGCCGCCAGGGTCAGCCTCGGATATCTCTCCGAGGTCGAACGGGGGCAGAAGGAAGCGTCCAGCGAGCTGCTGGCTTCGATCTGTGAGGCGCTCGAACTGCCCTTGGGCGAGCTGCTGCACAACGTGGCGGCCGACGTGTCCGCGCTGGACAAGGTCGAGGTCGTGCCGGTGGAGGAGCGCTCCGGCGCCAAGGAGACGCCCAAGGCCGCAGGCGGGAACCTCGAAGGTGGCAGCCTGGTACCCGGCATGATCGGCAACGACCTCGCCGACCTGCGGCTTTCCGGGCCGCCGAGGATGAGCCCGGCACTGCGGACCACGATCAGCGCGCCGAAGATGGCTTCGATCATCGCGGCGTGA